In the genome of Paenibacillus sp. FSL R5-0766, one region contains:
- a CDS encoding non-ribosomal peptide synthetase: MSHSWNTAWPLSSAQSGIWYAQQLNPDNPMYNTAEYVVIDGQIHTGRFEESVRQTVMEAESLNMVYGENEQGPWQSLRTNMNDWTFHVMDVRDQADPHTAALDWMKQELARPVDLAIGPLFTEALFRVSEDRYYWYQRIHHIAIDGYGVSLITRRIASLYSASLQGEGAAQAQGTAAFGSLTSVLEEDEAYSSSTYREQDQQFWVDRFADAPDVVSLGERAPRTSTEFLRQSMVLTPSQREQMQAAAGRFGATWPDLCVAATAIYVHRMTGSTDVVLALPVMCRLGSASLRVPGMVMNVLPLRLYLDSQMNLSDLMGQIVKEIRAVRKHQRYRHQDLRRDLKLLGENRRLFGPMINVMPFHHELNFAGSRGMIHNLSTGPVDDLSIHIVDQGHGHGMSIAFDANPSIYVDSELRDHQLRYVQILQSLMSEGTEDISVGQMNILLPPEREQVLEGWNQTHHAIAEWNSAALFEQQVPRTPLATAVTFEGTSLTYAELNELANQLAHELIQTYGAGPEQVVGIAMPRSLEVVIAIVAVHKTGAAYLPLDPDYPEERLIYMLEDAKPACVVTVMNNFSHIPQMSSVPILVMDEPDMIQAVSCQSGSNPEGDDLPGIASLLNPAYLIYTSGSTGKPKGVAVTHLGLTNLLEDMKTRLQVGPQDRWLSVTTIAFDISVLEIFLPLTTGARLDIAQKETILDPVALAGKMREQETTIMQATPTLWQSLVTSCPGRFDGLTVITGGEALSEELKLSLEALGCQVNNQYGPTETTIYSTAASLGKEHSGKPSIGGPVRNTQLYVLDQSMQPVPPGVAGELYIAGEGLARGYLGRPDLTAERFVASPFGQPGSRMYRTGDLAKWLPDGSIDYLGRADHQIKIRGFRIELGEIESVISRYPGVTQVTVMAREDQPGNQRLAAYIVADAEDHQADIDLADIRAHLADALPDYMVPSAFMLLPEMPLTPNKKIDRKRLPVPALTSNANGREARTPQEEILCSLFAEILGVARVGIDDDFFELGGHSLLAGRIIARVRDVFGAELNIGSVFESPTAAGLARKLDQAKSVRPVIQPVRRVGEIPLSFAQRRLWFLYCLEGANPTYNIPLVARLTGKLDVDALRNALQDIVARHETLRTLYPPDLGSASQHILHAADVTVNVKLTRASAEKLPELLAEASRYSFELSTEPGIRAGLFHTDADEHTLLVLIHHIAGDGWSLSRLIRDLSEAYTARLRGSAPAWEPLRIQYADYAVWQESLLGDEKRHDSLIARQLAFWTDQLAGLPEQVTFPADYTRPVVSSYRGGTVPFAISQRLHEQLATVAREHKVSLFMLLHSALSVLLTRMGAGMDIAIGTPIAGRSDDALDDVVGMFINTLVLRTDTSGDPTFRELLARVREADLAAYEHQDLPFERLVEVLNPPRSRSKHPLFQVMLVLQNTPDIRLELPGVEAETCIHGVGSSKFDLTLELTEKREQNGLPAGIEGVLEYSADLYRESTAGELVVRLMQVLEDAVQQMDERISRFDLVTPLEHAQFEKEWTATQDEGPQLTIAERFEVQAAAHASSVALHCEDIRVTYRELNARANRLARLLIAGGAGPEQMVALALPRSVEMVVAILAVLKTGAAYLPLDPNYPADRLTHMLTDASPKVMITSTEVYALLPQMANIECINMDDLHTLRRLELMNERNPADHERNGRVTPLRPAYMIYTSGSTGKPKGVVIPHANVIRLLDATQHWFHFDESDVWTLFHSYAFDFSVWEIWGPLLYGGSLVIVPHEISRSPGAFLRLLAEQKVTVLNQTPSAFYQLMQADRENPVFGQQLALRYVVFGGEALELGRLDDWYERHVDDAPRLINMYGITETTVHVSYKELHAGSAAEGASSWIGCAIPDLRVYVLDDHLKPVPTGVTGEMYVAGAGLARGYWGRPDLTAERFVADPYGAPGTRMYRTGDLAKRLHDGSLDYLGRADQQVKIRGFRIELGEIEAVLAKHPGVAQAAVIVREDQPGDKRLVAYIVPAPDSEAELETAALRRHAGASLPDYMVPSAVVVMEILPLTPNGKLDRKVLPAPEMQLSVDGRAPRNPQEQILCDLFAEVLGFPSVSIDDSFFELGGHSLLAVRLMSRIREAMGKEPGIGILFETATVAGLAERLEMGADSGKSSLQVLLPLRTHGQHLPVFCVHPAGGLSWCYAGLMKHLGMEYPLYGLQARGIAEYEVLPPTLEDMTADYICHIRSVQPEGPYRLLGWSLGGNVAQAMAVQLQSEGEEVEFLAMLDAYPSHYLPIRGEPDEEEALTALLALGGYDPDSIGDGPLDMGTAMRILRSEGSALASLDEETIMKLRKTYENSVRILGAYTLSRFEGDLIFFRSTIIPDWFDPIEPEMWNAYIGGQLERHDIACRHKDLCQPGPLEEICRTLSVRLEMLNKKRNIQHK, translated from the coding sequence ATGTCGCATAGTTGGAACACAGCTTGGCCTTTATCTTCTGCACAGTCCGGCATCTGGTATGCTCAACAGTTGAATCCGGACAACCCGATGTACAACACGGCCGAGTATGTGGTTATTGACGGTCAGATCCATACGGGACGATTTGAAGAAAGTGTACGCCAGACCGTGATGGAGGCCGAATCGCTGAATATGGTATATGGCGAAAATGAGCAAGGCCCGTGGCAATCTCTGCGCACCAACATGAATGATTGGACATTCCATGTCATGGATGTGCGTGATCAGGCTGATCCTCATACGGCTGCGCTCGACTGGATGAAGCAGGAACTGGCACGGCCTGTTGATCTGGCAATTGGTCCACTATTTACAGAAGCTCTCTTCCGGGTGAGTGAGGATCGGTATTACTGGTACCAACGCATTCACCATATTGCGATTGATGGGTACGGCGTATCCCTGATCACACGCAGGATTGCCAGCTTGTACTCTGCAAGCCTTCAGGGAGAGGGCGCAGCACAGGCACAGGGTACGGCAGCCTTTGGATCACTGACTTCCGTTCTCGAAGAAGATGAAGCCTATTCATCCTCCACCTACCGAGAGCAGGATCAACAGTTCTGGGTCGACCGATTCGCGGATGCTCCGGATGTGGTCAGTCTGGGTGAACGTGCTCCGCGTACATCAACCGAGTTCCTGCGGCAGAGTATGGTGCTCACACCGTCACAGCGGGAGCAAATGCAAGCAGCAGCGGGAAGGTTCGGTGCGACTTGGCCGGATCTCTGTGTTGCAGCAACAGCTATCTATGTACACCGAATGACAGGGTCAACTGATGTTGTTCTGGCCTTGCCCGTGATGTGCCGATTGGGTTCAGCATCGCTGCGTGTTCCAGGCATGGTCATGAATGTGCTTCCGCTCCGCCTGTACCTGGACTCGCAGATGAATCTGTCTGATTTGATGGGACAGATTGTGAAGGAGATTCGGGCCGTACGCAAACACCAGCGATATCGGCATCAGGATCTAAGGCGTGATCTCAAGCTCTTGGGAGAGAATCGGCGTCTGTTTGGACCGATGATCAATGTGATGCCTTTCCATCACGAGTTGAATTTTGCTGGCTCACGTGGCATGATCCATAATCTGTCCACGGGTCCAGTGGATGATCTGTCAATTCATATTGTGGACCAGGGTCATGGTCATGGAATGAGTATAGCTTTTGATGCCAACCCTTCAATCTATGTGGACTCGGAATTGCGTGATCATCAGCTTCGCTATGTACAAATCCTGCAATCCCTGATGTCAGAAGGGACAGAAGACATATCGGTTGGACAGATGAACATCCTGCTCCCTCCCGAACGCGAACAAGTGCTGGAAGGATGGAATCAGACGCATCATGCCATCGCTGAGTGGAATTCAGCAGCACTATTTGAACAGCAGGTTCCGCGCACACCTCTTGCAACGGCAGTGACATTCGAAGGGACATCGCTGACCTACGCAGAGCTGAACGAACTTGCGAATCAACTGGCACATGAACTGATACAGACTTACGGAGCAGGACCGGAGCAGGTGGTTGGCATAGCGATGCCTCGTTCACTGGAAGTGGTTATCGCGATTGTAGCTGTTCACAAAACAGGAGCAGCCTATCTGCCACTTGACCCGGATTATCCCGAAGAGCGCCTGATCTATATGCTGGAGGATGCCAAGCCTGCTTGTGTGGTGACGGTAATGAACAACTTCTCACACATTCCGCAAATGTCCAGTGTACCGATTCTGGTTATGGATGAACCGGACATGATACAGGCAGTGAGTTGCCAGTCGGGAAGCAATCCCGAAGGTGATGATCTGCCAGGTATAGCTTCTCTGCTCAACCCTGCGTATCTGATCTATACTTCCGGTTCTACCGGTAAGCCCAAGGGTGTAGCTGTAACTCATCTGGGATTAACCAATTTGCTTGAAGATATGAAGACGAGACTACAGGTTGGTCCGCAGGATCGCTGGCTGTCGGTGACCACGATTGCTTTTGACATCTCCGTACTGGAAATCTTCCTGCCACTGACGACTGGGGCCAGACTGGATATCGCGCAAAAGGAAACGATTCTTGATCCGGTAGCACTGGCCGGGAAGATGAGAGAACAAGAGACGACGATCATGCAGGCTACGCCAACGTTATGGCAGTCTCTGGTGACGAGCTGCCCGGGAAGATTCGATGGGCTAACGGTGATTACCGGAGGAGAGGCTTTATCCGAGGAACTGAAGCTTTCGCTGGAGGCGTTGGGCTGTCAGGTCAATAATCAGTACGGGCCCACGGAGACAACCATCTATTCTACAGCTGCATCGCTGGGGAAAGAACATTCAGGCAAACCATCCATTGGTGGTCCGGTACGTAACACACAGCTCTATGTGCTGGATCAGAGTATGCAGCCTGTACCTCCAGGTGTAGCAGGGGAATTGTATATCGCAGGAGAGGGACTTGCACGGGGATATTTGGGCAGACCCGATCTGACCGCAGAACGTTTTGTCGCGAGTCCTTTCGGACAGCCGGGCAGTCGAATGTACCGGACAGGAGACCTGGCCAAATGGTTGCCGGACGGTTCCATCGATTATTTGGGACGGGCAGATCATCAGATCAAAATCAGGGGCTTCCGGATTGAACTGGGGGAGATTGAGTCGGTAATCTCCAGATATCCGGGTGTAACACAGGTTACGGTCATGGCACGTGAAGACCAACCTGGGAACCAACGGTTAGCGGCATATATCGTGGCTGATGCGGAAGATCATCAAGCTGACATCGATCTGGCTGATATCAGAGCACATTTAGCTGATGCGTTACCGGATTACATGGTGCCCTCTGCCTTCATGCTGCTTCCAGAGATGCCGCTGACACCGAACAAAAAAATCGATCGCAAACGTCTTCCTGTGCCTGCATTGACATCTAATGCAAACGGGAGGGAGGCACGTACACCCCAGGAGGAGATCCTTTGCAGCCTGTTTGCCGAGATCCTGGGTGTAGCTCGGGTAGGCATTGATGATGATTTCTTCGAACTGGGTGGACATTCCCTGCTGGCTGGGCGAATTATAGCCAGAGTACGTGATGTATTCGGGGCAGAACTGAACATCGGCAGTGTGTTTGAATCACCGACAGCGGCAGGGCTTGCCAGAAAGCTGGATCAGGCGAAGTCCGTCAGACCCGTTATTCAGCCTGTGCGGCGTGTGGGTGAGATTCCGCTTTCCTTTGCCCAGCGACGGTTATGGTTCCTCTATTGCCTGGAGGGGGCTAATCCCACCTATAATATTCCGTTGGTTGCCCGGTTGACCGGGAAGCTGGATGTGGACGCTCTCCGAAACGCCCTGCAGGATATTGTTGCCCGTCACGAGACACTTCGCACATTGTATCCGCCAGATCTGGGTTCGGCGAGCCAGCATATCCTCCATGCAGCAGATGTAACAGTGAATGTGAAACTCACCCGGGCTTCGGCTGAGAAGCTGCCCGAGCTGCTGGCAGAAGCGTCGCGTTACAGCTTCGAACTTAGTACCGAACCCGGCATACGTGCGGGATTGTTCCATACGGATGCGGACGAACATACATTGCTGGTGCTGATTCACCACATTGCAGGGGATGGTTGGTCCTTATCACGGCTTATCCGGGACTTGTCGGAGGCTTATACTGCTCGTCTGCGTGGATCTGCTCCGGCTTGGGAGCCGCTACGCATTCAGTATGCTGATTATGCGGTGTGGCAGGAGAGCCTGCTTGGGGATGAGAAGCGGCACGACAGTCTGATCGCGAGGCAGTTAGCGTTCTGGACTGACCAGCTAGCAGGCTTGCCAGAACAAGTCACGTTCCCGGCAGACTATACCCGACCAGTGGTGTCCAGTTACCGAGGAGGGACGGTGCCATTTGCGATCAGTCAACGTCTGCATGAGCAGCTTGCGACAGTCGCCCGTGAGCATAAAGTAAGTCTGTTTATGCTTCTGCATTCGGCGTTATCTGTGCTGCTTACTCGAATGGGTGCAGGCATGGATATTGCGATAGGTACACCGATTGCCGGACGGAGTGACGATGCGCTGGATGATGTCGTGGGGATGTTCATCAATACGCTGGTCCTGCGTACGGACACTTCGGGCGATCCGACCTTCCGAGAGCTGTTGGCCCGCGTGCGGGAAGCCGATCTTGCTGCTTATGAACATCAGGATTTACCGTTTGAACGGCTGGTCGAAGTGCTGAATCCGCCCCGATCTCGTTCTAAACATCCGCTCTTTCAGGTGATGCTGGTGCTGCAAAATACGCCGGATATTCGTCTTGAGCTGCCGGGTGTTGAAGCAGAGACTTGCATTCACGGTGTGGGTTCATCCAAATTCGACCTTACGCTTGAACTGACGGAGAAACGGGAGCAGAACGGACTTCCAGCCGGAATTGAAGGTGTACTGGAGTATAGTGCAGACCTCTACCGTGAATCGACCGCCGGAGAACTGGTCGTTCGGTTGATGCAGGTGCTTGAGGATGCTGTACAGCAGATGGATGAACGCATCAGCAGATTTGACCTGGTTACACCATTAGAACATGCTCAGTTTGAAAAGGAGTGGACTGCTACACAAGATGAAGGTCCACAGTTGACCATAGCCGAGCGTTTTGAAGTACAGGCAGCCGCTCACGCCAGTTCGGTAGCCCTCCATTGCGAGGATATCCGTGTGACTTACAGGGAGCTGAATGCACGGGCTAATCGACTGGCGAGACTATTGATCGCAGGAGGTGCTGGGCCGGAACAGATGGTGGCCCTAGCCTTACCTCGTTCGGTAGAGATGGTCGTAGCCATTCTTGCCGTGCTCAAAACGGGTGCCGCCTATCTGCCACTGGACCCGAACTATCCGGCAGACCGTTTAACACATATGCTGACGGACGCATCACCGAAAGTGATGATTACAAGTACAGAGGTATATGCCCTGCTGCCGCAAATGGCGAACATTGAATGTATTAACATGGACGATCTGCATACCTTGCGGCGATTGGAACTCATGAATGAGCGTAACCCGGCAGACCATGAACGGAATGGACGGGTAACTCCGCTACGTCCGGCTTATATGATCTATACCTCGGGTTCAACAGGGAAACCCAAAGGTGTCGTGATTCCGCACGCAAATGTCATCCGGTTATTGGATGCAACGCAGCATTGGTTCCATTTTGACGAGAGCGATGTGTGGACGTTGTTCCATTCCTATGCGTTTGACTTCTCCGTGTGGGAGATCTGGGGCCCCCTGCTGTATGGAGGAAGCTTGGTTATTGTTCCCCATGAGATTAGCCGATCACCTGGAGCATTCCTGCGACTTCTCGCCGAGCAAAAAGTAACCGTTTTGAACCAGACGCCATCTGCGTTCTACCAACTGATGCAGGCTGACAGGGAAAATCCGGTCTTCGGACAGCAGCTTGCACTCCGCTATGTGGTCTTTGGAGGCGAGGCACTGGAGCTGGGACGGTTGGACGACTGGTATGAACGCCATGTGGATGACGCTCCAAGGCTCATCAATATGTATGGTATTACGGAAACAACGGTCCATGTCAGCTACAAAGAACTTCACGCAGGCAGCGCTGCGGAGGGCGCAAGCAGCTGGATTGGATGCGCTATTCCAGATTTGCGCGTCTATGTGCTGGATGATCATCTGAAGCCTGTGCCAACAGGTGTAACTGGAGAGATGTATGTGGCGGGAGCGGGTCTGGCTCGTGGCTATTGGGGAAGGCCAGATCTCACGGCAGAGCGATTCGTCGCCGATCCATATGGTGCACCGGGTACACGTATGTACCGTACGGGAGACTTGGCAAAGCGCCTGCACGATGGTTCGCTTGATTATCTGGGACGAGCCGACCAGCAGGTGAAAATCCGCGGGTTCCGCATTGAGCTTGGTGAGATTGAGGCTGTACTGGCAAAACATCCGGGCGTGGCTCAGGCGGCTGTTATCGTTCGTGAAGACCAGCCGGGAGATAAACGTCTTGTCGCTTATATTGTTCCTGCACCGGACAGTGAAGCAGAACTGGAAACGGCTGCGTTACGCCGACATGCGGGAGCGAGCCTTCCCGATTATATGGTCCCATCTGCGGTGGTTGTGATGGAGATCCTGCCACTTACGCCGAATGGCAAGCTGGATCGCAAGGTGTTGCCTGCACCAGAGATGCAATTATCGGTTGATGGCCGAGCACCGCGCAATCCGCAGGAGCAGATTCTCTGTGATCTGTTTGCCGAAGTATTAGGGTTTCCGAGTGTGAGTATTGATGACAGTTTCTTCGAACTGGGAGGTCATTCGCTGCTTGCGGTGCGCCTGATGAGTCGAATTCGCGAAGCGATGGGCAAGGAGCCGGGCATCGGCATTTTGTTCGAAACGGCCACAGTAGCTGGACTGGCTGAGCGATTGGAGATGGGTGCAGATTCCGGGAAAAGCTCGCTGCAAGTGTTGCTGCCGCTCCGGACGCATGGGCAGCATCTGCCAGTATTCTGTGTCCATCCAGCCGGAGGACTTAGTTGGTGTTATGCCGGGTTGATGAAACACCTAGGCATGGAGTATCCGCTGTACGGATTGCAGGCAAGGGGGATTGCCGAGTATGAAGTGCTTCCACCGACACTGGAGGATATGACGGCGGATTATATCTGTCACATCCGGTCTGTACAGCCCGAGGGTCCGTATCGTTTGCTCGGCTGGTCACTGGGTGGCAATGTCGCTCAGGCTATGGCCGTGCAGCTTCAGTCCGAAGGAGAAGAAGTAGAGTTTCTCGCCATGCTGGATGCATATCCGAGTCATTATTTGCCTATTCGCGGGGAACCGGATGAGGAAGAAGCGTTAACGGCATTGCTTGCACTCGGCGGATATGATCCGGACAGTATTGGGGATGGGCCGCTGGATATGGGGACAGCAATGCGCATCCTTCGTAGTGAAGGAAGTGCACTGGCAAGTTTGGATGAAGAGACAATCATGAAGCTGCGGAAAACCTATGAAAATTCCGTCCGGATCTTGGGGGCATATACGCTATCCCGATTCGAAGGTGACCTGATCTTCTTCCGGTCCACCATAATTCCCGACTGGTTCGATCCGATCGAACCGGAGATGTGGAATGCATACATCGGAGGACAATTGGAACGTCATGATATTGCCTGTCGTCACAAAGACCTTTGTCAGCCAGGTCCATTGGAGGAGATCTGCCGTACCCTATCCGTCCGGCTGGAGATGCTGAACAAAAAGCGTAACATTCAACACAAATAG
- a CDS encoding isochorismatase family protein — protein sequence MALPVIQPYAMPVASELPVNKVAWTPDAKRAVLLIHDMQNYFMNAFTAGASPVVELIDHIAQLRSTCHELGIPVVYSAQPGGQTPEQRGLQLDFWGAGIDGGPVQKEIVESLAPAPQDIFMTKWRYSAFQKTELLELMERQGRDQLIVCGIYAHIGCLMTSSEAFMRDIQAFLVADAVADFSEEKHRMALTYAAERCAVTLTTARSIALLNASATTRTGGTVTSEVQLQTASTAEIGHVVEEREDVDHARMAALRAQIAELLQEQPDSIGEHDDLIQNWGMDSIRMMSLAERFRAEGTEVTFVDLAEQPTLAAWAGLLDNAQTKVLPNGDYF from the coding sequence ATGGCACTTCCAGTGATTCAACCATATGCAATGCCTGTAGCGTCGGAGCTTCCGGTCAACAAGGTAGCCTGGACACCGGATGCGAAGCGTGCAGTACTCTTAATCCACGATATGCAGAACTATTTTATGAATGCATTTACGGCGGGAGCATCCCCGGTGGTCGAACTGATTGATCATATTGCACAACTTCGTTCAACGTGTCATGAGCTTGGGATTCCCGTGGTCTACTCGGCACAACCGGGTGGACAGACACCGGAGCAGCGCGGGTTACAGCTGGACTTCTGGGGAGCGGGGATCGATGGCGGGCCTGTGCAAAAAGAAATTGTTGAATCGCTCGCACCCGCTCCACAGGACATCTTCATGACCAAATGGCGCTACAGCGCCTTCCAGAAGACGGAACTGCTTGAACTCATGGAGCGGCAGGGCCGGGATCAATTGATTGTCTGCGGCATATATGCGCATATCGGATGTCTGATGACGTCAAGTGAGGCATTTATGCGAGACATTCAGGCGTTTCTGGTTGCCGATGCGGTTGCTGATTTTTCGGAGGAAAAACATCGCATGGCGCTGACGTACGCGGCAGAACGGTGTGCGGTAACACTCACGACCGCACGTTCGATTGCGTTGCTGAATGCGTCAGCCACAACCAGAACTGGAGGTACAGTTACATCCGAGGTGCAGCTACAAACGGCATCCACCGCGGAGATTGGGCATGTCGTGGAAGAACGAGAAGACGTTGATCATGCAAGGATGGCAGCATTGCGGGCTCAGATTGCCGAACTGTTGCAGGAGCAGCCCGATTCAATTGGGGAGCATGATGATCTGATTCAGAACTGGGGAATGGATTCCATTCGCATGATGAGTCTGGCGGAGCGTTTTCGCGCGGAAGGCACAGAGGTTACCTTTGTTGATCTGGCGGAACAGCCTACATTGGCAGCATGGGCAGGGCTCCTGGATAATGCTCAAACGAAAGTACTGCCGAACGGAGACTACTTTTGA
- a CDS encoding (2,3-dihydroxybenzoyl)adenylate synthase codes for MLSGYQAWPEEVAERYRQEGCWEGITFGEMLRQRADLYGNRVAVISGEDQFTYAELDDRVDRLASGLYAKGIRQHDRVIIQLPNITAFVEACFALFRIGALPVFALPLHRKSEITYFARFSEAVAYLIPDQDGGFDYRTLAEEVQAEMPGLRHVFVAGEAGPFTALEDVYAEPITLPNEPTSSDVAFLQLSGGSTGLSKMIPRTHDDYIYSLRRSVEVCGLSPESVYLAALPVAHNYPMSSPGILGTLYAGGTIVLSRGSSPDEAFPLIMRHQVTITALVPPLALVWLNAAAARGTKLPSLQVLQVGGAKFSAEVAARVKPVLGCTLQQVFGMAEGLVNYTRLDDSEHVITHTQGKPMSPYDEVRIVDDEDVEVEQGQAGHLLTRGPYTIRGYYKAEEHNARSFTTDGFYRTGDIASLTADGYLVVEGRAKDQINRGGDKVAAEEVENHLLAHPGVYDAALVSMPDDYLGERSCAFIVPSSEALVVAEIKSFLRNRGLASYKIPDRIELVDAFPKTQVGKVSKKALREMLTTEQPVSK; via the coding sequence ATGTTGTCAGGATATCAGGCTTGGCCTGAGGAAGTTGCAGAGCGTTATCGGCAGGAGGGTTGCTGGGAAGGGATTACGTTTGGAGAAATGCTTCGCCAGCGTGCTGATCTATATGGCAATCGGGTAGCCGTTATTAGTGGTGAAGATCAATTCACTTATGCAGAACTGGATGACCGGGTGGATCGATTGGCTTCCGGTTTATATGCCAAAGGCATACGGCAGCATGACCGGGTTATTATTCAGCTGCCCAATATTACGGCGTTTGTTGAAGCGTGTTTTGCTCTGTTCCGCATCGGTGCGTTGCCTGTATTTGCTCTTCCTTTGCATCGAAAGAGTGAAATCACATATTTCGCTCGTTTTTCCGAGGCCGTAGCATACCTGATCCCGGATCAGGATGGAGGATTTGACTACCGCACGTTAGCAGAGGAGGTACAGGCAGAGATGCCGGGACTTCGGCATGTTTTTGTGGCGGGAGAAGCCGGGCCCTTTACAGCGTTAGAAGATGTCTATGCAGAACCTATCACGCTACCGAATGAACCGACGTCTTCAGATGTTGCTTTTCTACAGTTGTCGGGCGGAAGTACCGGGTTGTCCAAGATGATCCCACGTACTCATGATGACTACATTTACAGCTTGCGAAGAAGCGTTGAGGTATGTGGTCTCAGCCCCGAAAGTGTCTATCTGGCTGCACTACCTGTAGCACATAACTATCCAATGAGCTCACCCGGCATTCTGGGCACGTTGTACGCAGGTGGCACAATTGTGTTGTCACGGGGATCAAGCCCGGATGAAGCCTTTCCACTGATTATGCGCCATCAGGTAACGATCACGGCTTTGGTGCCGCCGCTGGCTCTTGTCTGGCTTAATGCAGCAGCTGCCCGAGGAACCAAGCTTCCGTCGCTCCAGGTGCTTCAAGTGGGAGGCGCCAAATTCAGTGCAGAGGTGGCGGCACGTGTCAAACCGGTTCTTGGCTGTACATTACAGCAGGTTTTTGGCATGGCCGAAGGGCTGGTGAACTACACACGTCTCGACGATTCGGAGCATGTCATTACCCATACACAAGGGAAACCAATGTCTCCCTATGACGAGGTGCGGATTGTGGATGACGAAGATGTTGAGGTGGAGCAGGGACAAGCCGGACACCTGCTGACACGCGGGCCTTATACCATTCGTGGTTATTACAAAGCCGAGGAGCATAACGCCAGATCGTTTACTACGGATGGTTTCTATCGCACAGGCGATATTGCGAGTCTGACGGCTGACGGATATCTCGTTGTCGAGGGGCGGGCGAAGGATCAGATTAACCGTGGCGGGGATAAGGTGGCTGCCGAGGAAGTGGAAAATCATCTGCTGGCCCATCCAGGTGTGTATGATGCAGCCTTGGTTTCCATGCCCGATGATTATCTGGGCGAGCGCTCTTGCGCCTTTATCGTGCCAAGCAGCGAAGCTCTGGTGGTGGCCGAGATTAAGTCTTTTCTACGCAATCGGGGCCTGGCCAGTTATAAAATCCCGGACCGGATTGAGTTGGTGGATGCTTTTCCGAAGACACAAGTGGGCAAGGTCAGCAAAAAAGCACTACGGGAGATGTTGACCACCGAGCAACCTGTATCTAAATAA
- the dhbC gene encoding isochorismate synthase DhbC, whose protein sequence is MSKAGTVTATSAIHLLEQYREGTSFFWSSPQHTLLAQGERIRWSPLHAEHAIQSDSSDSADVIEHKRKEEIHLFIHGIQQLMDKAQQAGQSNPMVVGAIPFDPLDTAAELYVPETVQWAEPLPSESRALIQKLPAAVGCEVVEAPAGTVYEQSVDNVLVDLNQGDLHKVVLSRTLEVTSQAIVDTHQLLRNLFRDNTHGYTFAVPMRNINQPKSTLTTNKQHSKIDKQFENKTSRTFIGASPELLVTRKGLKVRANPLAGSAARSEDPAEDRRRAEALLASAKDRHEHAVVIEAVAEALRPLCRQLSVPAEPSLIQTRTMWHLSTEIHGELVDAATTSLELALALHPTPAICGTPVQAARAAIKQQEPFNRGLFTGMVGWCDREGDGEWAVTIRCAEVEGTAVKLFAGAGIVAGSTAEAELAETAAKFRTMLLAMGLDSTVSSRKEE, encoded by the coding sequence ATGTCAAAAGCGGGTACGGTTACTGCAACTTCCGCCATACACCTCCTGGAACAATATCGGGAGGGGACGTCCTTTTTCTGGTCTTCACCGCAACATACCTTGCTCGCGCAAGGAGAACGGATTCGTTGGTCTCCGCTACATGCGGAGCACGCAATTCAATCAGATTCCAGCGATTCTGCTGATGTGATTGAACATAAACGTAAGGAAGAGATACATCTTTTCATACATGGTATTCAGCAGCTTATGGACAAGGCCCAACAAGCTGGGCAATCGAATCCGATGGTGGTTGGCGCCATCCCGTTTGATCCGCTGGACACTGCTGCTGAGTTATATGTACCAGAGACGGTGCAGTGGGCTGAACCGCTACCCTCGGAATCACGAGCATTAATTCAGAAGCTGCCAGCAGCCGTAGGTTGTGAGGTCGTTGAGGCACCAGCAGGGACAGTATATGAGCAAAGTGTAGACAACGTATTGGTTGATCTGAACCAGGGTGATCTCCACAAAGTCGTGTTATCCCGTACGCTTGAGGTGACTTCACAGGCCATCGTAGATACGCATCAATTGCTGCGTAATCTGTTCAGGGACAACACGCATGGATATACATTTGCTGTACCAATGAGGAACATAAATCAGCCTAAAAGTACTCTAACAACGAACAAACAACATTCAAAAATAGATAAACAATTTGAAAATAAAACGAGTCGCACCTTCATCGGGGCAAGCCCGGAACTATTAGTTACACGCAAAGGGTTAAAAGTACGCGCTAACCCACTGGCAGGCTCTGCTGCCCGGAGTGAAGATCCAGCGGAAGATCGCCGCCGTGCAGAGGCACTGCTGGCTTCAGCCAAGGATCGGCATGAACATGCCGTAGTCATTGAGGCAGTTGCGGAGGCACTGCGCCCATTATGCCGCCAACTATCCGTTCCAGCAGAACCTTCGCTGATTCAGACGCGCACAATGTGGCATTTATCCACTGAAATCCACGGGGAGCTAGTGGACGCGGCCACAACGTCACTGGAGCTGGCTTTGGCTCTTCATCCCACACCCGCCATCTGTGGAACACCTGTACAGGCTGCGCGGGCAGCGATTAAACAACAGGAGCCGTTCAACCGGGGATTATTTACGGGAATGGTGGGCTGGTGCGACAGGGAGGGCGACGGCGAGTGGGCCGTAACGATCCGATGTGCTGAAGTGGAAGGCACAGCTGTGAAACTGTTCGCGGGAGCAGGCATTGTAGCAGGTTCTACGGCAGAAGCTGAGCTGGCAGAGACTGCTGCCAAGTTCAGAACGATGCTGCTTGCGATGGGTTTGGATTCAACCGTGTCCAGTCGGAAGGAGGAATGA